A genomic stretch from Pochonia chlamydosporia 170 chromosome 4, whole genome shotgun sequence includes:
- a CDS encoding quinone oxidoreductase (similar to Metarhizium acridum CQMa 102 XP_007808379.1) — MAPIPSTMKAVQISKTGGVEVLEYKDVPVPSIAKGQVLIKNDYAGVNFIDTYFRTGLYPSPLPLVLGREAAGEVVSADSSVANFPPGTKVVYMDSQAYAQYTAVDAAKVIAIPANLTTEQAAAAFLQGLTAWTLIREAAHVQAGQWTLVHAAAGGVGQLLVQMLKSVGAKIIGTASTQEKCDLAKKLGAGWTVNSKEDVVAKVKEITGGHGVDAIFDGVGAATFDADLEMIALKGYLVSFGNASGAVPPLSILKLAAKNVNLLRPTVNGYVAERKDLEKYSAELFELVSSGKVNLAIHDVYPLQEVGRAHSDLESRKTTGKLLISIE, encoded by the exons ATGGCTCCCATCCCCTCAACCATGAAAGCCGTCCAGATTTCCAAAACCGGCGGCGTCGAAGTCCTAGAATACAAAGATGTACCCGTCCCCAGCATCGCAAAAGGCCAAGTCCTCATCAAGAACGACTACGCTGGCGTAAACTTCATCGACACCTATTTCCGCACTGGCCTTTACCCATCTCCCCTGCCGCTTGTCCTGGGCCGCGAAGCCGCCGGTGAAGTCGTCTCCGCAGACAGCTCCGTGGCCAACTTCCCCCCCGGCACGAAGGTAGTGTACATGGACTCACAGGCGTATGCGCAGTACACGGCCGTCGACGCAGCCAAGGTCATTGCCATTCCGGCCAACTTGACGACTGAGCAGGCGGCTGCAGCTTTCCTGCAGGGCCTTACAGCGTGGACACTCATTCGGGAAGCTGCGCATGTGCAGGCCGGTCAGTGGACGCTCGTGCACGCTGCGGCCGGTGGTGTGGGACAGCTGCTTGTCCAGATGCTCAAGAGCGTGGGGGCAAAGATCATTGGCACGGCTAGCACGCAGGAGAAGTGTgatttggccaagaagcttggTGCGGGATGGACGGTCAATTCGAAAGAGGATGTGGTTGCTAAGGTCAAGGAGATTACGGGAGGCCATGGAGTTGATGCTATTTtcgatggtgttggtgctgcgaCATTTGATGCGGACTTGGAAATGATTGCTCTCAAGGGGTACCTTGTGTCTTTTGGAAACGCT TCCGGTGCGGTTCCACCTTTGAGTATTCTAAAACTTGCAGCCAAGAACGTCAACCTCTTGCGACCCACGGTGAATGGCTACGTTGCTGAGAGAAAGGACTTGGAGAAGTACTCTGCTGAGCTATTTGAGCTGGTGAGCTCTGGCAAGGTCAACCTGGCTATTCACGATGTCTACCCGCTTCAGGAAGTTGGTCGCGCACACTCTGACCTGGAGAGTCGAAAGACGACAGGAAAGCTGCTTATTAGCATCGAGTAA
- a CDS encoding ATP-dependent RNA helicase DBP4 (similar to Coccidioides immitis RS XP_001246461.1), whose protein sequence is MASRTPGRQLKPKRQNKPDSRQEKRKRDQEDLQKLEQAVIVLDPKSTEIKNFSDLPLTEATTSGLKASHFQTLTEVQQQAIPLALKGNDVLGAAKTGSGKTLAFLIPVLEKLYRAQWTEFDGLGALIISPTRELAVQIFQVLRKIGRYHAFSAGLVIGGKNLKEEAERLDRMNILVCTPGRMLQHLDQTAGFDANNLQILVLDEADRIMDMGFQSAVDALVEHLPKSRQTLMFSATQSKKVSDLARLSLKEPEYVSVHEAAASATPTNLQQHYITTPLPEKLDTLYGFLKSNLKSKIIVFLSSGKQVRFVYESFRHLQPGIPLLHLHGRQKQLARLEITSRFTAAKHSCLFATDVVARGIDFPAVDWVIQADCPEDVDTYIHRVGRTARYQSNGRAVLFLDPSEETGMIKRLEQKKIPIQRVNVKEKKKKSIKNDLQNMCFQNPDLKYLGQKAFISYARSIHLQKDKEVFKLNKLDLDAFASGLGLPGTPQIKFHKGNDIKKIKNAPRDGMSSGSESDMDLDGAYDKTKKKDKKSEVRTKYDKMFERTNQDVLSSHYAKLVVDGGNESESDDEFLSVKRRLNDDDLDAEIQKGHISNTKVLHGLGGEEPYVIDSKRREKALQSKKKMLKFKGAPTKLVFDEDGNSHEIYELQDEDDFRQAGPADEQRQKFVESESTKVKEADIDDKQLAKQKKREKREKRKARERGEADADEAPMLADAADGEDPLALLRSLPTAGGAESDEEPPKKRAKKWFEDDDDAEKKSGKKKGKVFQVTDEPETLEDLEALATGLLDG, encoded by the exons ATGGCTAGTAGGACACCAGGGCGGCAGTTGAAGCCGAAAAGGCAAAATAAACCGGATTCACgacaggagaagagaaagcgagACCAAGAGGATCTGCAGAAATTGGAACAGGCAGTGATTGTCCTT GACCCAAAGTCTACAGAAATCAAAAACTTTTCCGATCTTCCTCTCACAGAGGCCACCACCTCTGGGCTCAAGGCCTCGCACTTTCAGACCCTCACCGAAGTTCAACAGCAGGCCATCCCACTCGCCCTCAAGGGAAACGACGTGCTCGGCGCGGCCAAGACTGGTAGTGGCAAGACTCTGGCATTCTTGATCCCAGTATTAGAGAAATTATATCGAGCGCAATGGACGGAATTCGACGGCCTCGGCGCCTTGATCATCTCTCCGACTCGTGAGCTCGCGGTGCAAATTTTCCAAGTCCTTCGCAAGATTGGTCGCTACCATGCCTTCTCGGCCGGACTGGTGATTGGCGGCAAGAATTTAAAAGAGGAGGCGGAGCGACTGGACCGAATGAACATTTTGGTCTGCACGCCTGGTCGCATGCTGCAGCATTTGGATCAAACAGCGGGTTTCGATGCGAATAATTTACAAATCCTGGTCTTGGATGAAGCAGATCGAATCATGGACATGGGGTTTCAGTCTGCAGTTGATGCGCTTGTAGAGCACTTACCCAAGTCTAGACAAACGCTCATGTTCAGTGCGACCCAAAGCAAGAAGGTATCCGACCTCGCCAGATTGAGTCTCAAAGAACCCGAATACGTCTCAGTCCACGAGGCGGCTGCGAGCGCGACCCCGACAAACCTACAACAACACTACATCACAACTCCCTTACCCGAGAAACTCGATACACTATACGGCTTCCTCAAATCAAACTTGAAGAGCAAAATCATTGTTTTCCTGAGCTCAGGAAAACAAGTCCGATTCGTCTACGAAAGCTTTCGCCACCTTCAACCAGGTATTCCCCTGCTACACCTTCATGGCCGACAAAAGCAATTGGCCCGCCTCGAAATCACATCCCGATTCACTGCGGCCAAACACTCTTGTTTGTTCGCCACGGATGTCGTAGCGCGAGGCATTGATTTCCCAGCCGTCGATTGGGTCATTCAAGCAGATTGCCCCGAAGACGTAGACACATACATTCACCGCGTCGGACGTACAGCAAGATATCAGAGCAACGGCCGAGCTGTGCTATTCCTGGATCCCAGCGAAGAAACCGGCATGATCAAGCGACTGGAGCAAAAGAAGATCCCCATCCAAAGAGTCAACgtcaaagaaaaaaagaagaagagcattaAGAACGACCTTCAGAACATGTGTTTCCAAAACCCGGACCTCAAATACCTCGGCCAAAAGGCCTTCATCAGTTACGCCCGCTCAATCCACCTccaaaaagacaaagaggtcttcaaactcaacaaACTCGACCTCGACGCATTTGCCTCTGGTCTCGGACTCCCTGGCACTCCCCAGATTAAATTCCACAAAGGTAACGACATCAAAAAGATCAAGAACGCCCCTAGAGACGGCATGTCCAGCGGCTCCGAATCCGACATGGACCTCGACGGCGCATacgacaagaccaaaaagaaggacaagaaatCCGAAGTCCGCACCAAGTATGACAAAATGTTTGAGCGAACAAATCAAGACGTCCTGTCGAGCCACTACGCCAAACTCGTTGTGGACGGCGGTAACGAATCCGAGTCCGACGATGAGTTCCTATCCGTCAAGCGCCGCCTCAACGATGATGATCTCGACGCCGAGATCCAAAAGGGCCACATTTCCAACACAAAGGTCCTACATGGGCTCGGCGGCGAGGAGCCTTACGTTATTGATTCAAAGCGTCGCGAAAAGGCTCTTcaatcaaagaagaaaatgctCAAGTTCAAGGGTGCTCCCACGAAACTCGTTTTCGACGAGGACGGCAACTCCCACGAGATATACGAGCtacaagatgaagatgacttCAGGCAAGCAGGTCCAGCGGACGAACAGCGCCAGAAATTCGTGGAAAGCGAGTCCACTAAAGTCAAGGAAGCCGATATCGACGATAAGCAGCTTGCTAAGCAGAAGAAGCGAGAGAAGCGAGAGAAACGGAAAGCCAGAGAGCGCGGGGAGGCAGATGCCGATGAGGCACCTATGCTGGCTGACGCGGCAGATGGTGAGGATCCTTTGGCGTTATTACGATCGTTGCCTACAGCCGGTGGTGCAGAATCAGACGAGGAGCCGCCTAAGAAGAGAGCGAAGAAGTGGttcgaggatgatgatgacgcgGAAAAGAAGagtgggaagaagaagggcaaggtgTTCCAGGTTACGGACGAGCCGGAGACGTTGGAGGATTTGGAGGCTCTGGCAACGGGATTGCTGGACGGCTGA
- a CDS encoding epoxide hydrolase-like protein (similar to Metarhizium robertsii ARSEF 23 XP_007821084.1), translating to MFEGLIPFSITTQSDPPVIIKGLQTPPESSLPPLLLLHGYPQTRHIWHRIVPQLTTKYNLIIPDIRGYGESSKPPSVAAYSKSTMAKDMISVMNHLNHKTFFVCAHDRGARVAHKLLVDHPTHVRKAILLDICPTLSMYEATSQDFATAYFHWFFLIQPAPLPETLISATPRKFADLYMGGRGGKRLEIFDKACYEEYAKLFEDEDTVHAMCNDYRAAATVDLDEQRADLKEGRLIKSPVRIIWGKKGIIEKCFDAMTEWKKVVDEGVVIDGYSVDCGHYIPEEAPGDVVKAINEFLV from the coding sequence ATGTTCGAAGGCCTCATTCCTTTCTCAATAACCACTCAATCCGACCCTCCAGTCATCATCAAAGGTCTCCAAACGCCGCCAGAATCTTCCCTCCcacctctcctcctcctccatggcTACCCTCAAACCCGCCACATATGGCATCGCATCGTCCCCCAACTCACCACCAAgtacaacctcatcatccccGACATCCGCGGCTATGGCGAATCATCCAAGCCACCATCCGTGGCCGCCTATTCCAAGTCCACCATGGCAAAGGACATGATATCCGTCATGAACCACCTCAATCACAAAACGTTCTTTGTGTGCGCACACGACCGCGGCGCCAGGGTAGCCCACAAACTCCTCGTCGACCACCCCACGCACGTCCGCAAAgccatcctcctcgacatctgTCCCACGCTGTCCATGTACGAAGCTACCTCGCAGGACTTCGCAACCGCTTACTTCCACTGGTTCTTCCTGATTCAGCCTGCGCCGCTGCCTGAGACGCTCATCTCAGCTACGCCTCGTAAGTTTGCGGACTTGTACATGGGCGGACGTGGTGGGAAGCGGCTTGAGATTTTTGACAAGGCGTGTTATGAGGAATACGCCAAGTTGTTTGAGGACGAGGATACGGTGCATGCCATGTGTAATGATTACAGGGCGGCTGCGACGGTGGACCTGGATGAGCAGAGGGCGGATCTTAAGGAGGGGAGGTTGATCAAGTCTCCCGTGAGGATAATTTGGGGGAAGAAGGGTATTATAGAGAAGTGTTTTGATGCGATGACGGAGTGGAAGAAGGTTGTGGATGAGGGAGTTGTGATAGACGGGTATAGTGTTGATTGCGGGCATTACATTCCGGAGGAGGCTCCTGGggatgttgtcaaggctaTCAATGAGTTTTTGGTATAG
- a CDS encoding UDP-glucose 4-epimerase Gal10 (similar to Beauveria bassiana ARSEF 2860 XP_008602259.1), with the protein MPVGTILVTGGTGYIGSFTTLALLQNGYDVVIVDNGYNSEQQEEILKRIHLLCGRTPALETVDIRRKADLDAVFAKYPAIDSVIHFAALKAVGESGRIPLEYYDVNVAGTVKLLECMRDNGVTNIVFSSSATVYGDATRFENMIPIPEHCPRDATNTYGRTKAMVEDIITDFITNQRTDRTPSKTSEEAKQKMTEQERALLEKAEQEKAEQERAEKEAIEKNVLKLKSLNWEKVEEPTGQMPKKPAPKPFTDWNAALLRYFNPCGAHPSGIMGEDPSGKPNNLLPILGKAAIRQLEEPPKGETEIEKQAREKRNTIWVFGNEYPEERSPDRTCLRDYIHVMDLALGHIAALKYLRENKPGVKAWNLGSGTGTSVLGMIKAFSRVVYGNDKQLLHYEVAAARPGDVVDLTANPTLANKELNWKTEISIDRACEDLWRWAKNNPEGYAQQPPAEFLEKIKTPSS; encoded by the exons ATGCCTGTTGGAACCATCCTCGTCACCGG TGGCACGGGCTACATCGGATCTTTCACCACCTTGGCCCTTCTTCAGAACGGCTATGATGTCGTGATCGTCGACAATGGCTACAATAGCGAACAGCAGGAGGAAATCCTCAAGCGCATTCACTTGCTCTGTGGTCGCACACCTGCGCTTGAAACGGTAGATATCAGAAGAAAGGCCGACCTCGACGCGGTTTTCGCCAAGTATCCTGCGATTGACAGCGTAATTCACTTTGCCGCCCTCAAA GCCGTTGGGGAGTCTGGCAGGATACCACTCGAGTACTAcgatgtcaatgttgctggcaCCGTTAAGCTTCTCGAATGCATGCGAGACAATGGCGTTACCAACATCGTCTTTTCCTCATCCGCTACCGTCTACGGCGATGCAACCCGTTTCGAAAACATGATTCCTATTCCCGAACATTGCCCAAGGGACGCTACAAACACCTATGGTCGCACCAAAGCCATGGTTGAGGATATCATCACCGACTTTATCACTAATCAAAGGACTGACAGAACGCCGTCAAAGACAAGTGAGGAGGCCAAGCAGAAGATGACCGAACAGGAGAGAGCCCTGCTGGAGAAGGCTGAGCAGGAAAAAGCCGAGCAGGAAAGGGCCGAGAAGGAGGCAATCGAGAAAAATGTGCTTAAGCTCAAAAGCCTCAATTGGGAGAAGGTTGAGGAGCCAACGGGCCAGATGCCCAAGAAGCCAGCGCCTAAGCCCTTTACGGACTGGAATGCTGCGCTGCTTCGATACTTCAACCCCTGCGGTGCTCACCCAAGTGGCATCATGGGTGAAGATCCAAGTGGAAAGCCTAACAACCTGCTGCCCATTCTAGGTAAAGCTGCCATTCGCCAGCTCGAAGAACCTCCCAAGGGAGAGACCGAGATAGAGAAACAGGCAAGAGAAAAACGAAACACGATATGGGTCTTTGGCAACG AGTACCCAGAGGAGCGTTCACCCGATCGAACTTGCCTCCGTGACTACATTCATGTCATGGATCTCGCCCTTGGCCATATTGCCGCCCTCAAGTACCTCCGTGAAAATAAACCCGGCGTCAAGGCCTGGAACTTGGGCTCAGGAACAGGCACAAGCGTCTTAGGGATGATCAAAGCGTTCAGCCGTGTCGTATACGGCAACGACAAACAGCTGCTGCATTacgaggttgctgctgcccGACCAGGTGACGTGGTTGACCTCACGGCTAATCCGACCCTAGCCAACAAGGAGCTCAACTGGAAGACGGAGATTTCGATCGACAGGGCATGCGAAGACCTGTGGCGGTGGGCGAAGAATAACCCGGAAGGTTACGCACAGCAGCCCCCGGCTGAGTTTCTTGAGAAGATTAAGACTCCCTCTTCCTAG
- a CDS encoding spindle pole body-associated protein sad1 (similar to Cordyceps militaris CM01 XP_006672788.1), translating into MPPRPSRRRQPRFSVREPDTLSYQNPITFQKPNLPPLQGTPSSRRQYSYGAEVEPMPTRPTHGQTEEEPRDIGTAVRHVLVPPGVNNEEQQNDQGGRGESLPSQKEPQKPKIAEPEPDELAGGQLMRPPHLPSYLSGPSNVGPMTRPLLSLRNPRLEGSDADDARSFGIESDFYGDATISSTPRAPVSQQPVLRRDVSVESASTNDGPRRSARNMRRPMVSEDEVDLVKQPQNGYKGPAKSTVGPSPLRAPPRRPPPRQTAIQPRLEPQVEEDEEEEEGEADDDATEEEREEIEEEDELIRPQKPRAIGKTNTPAPKRSQPVSRDKIQRTRVSGPSPAQQGSISNARLQPRTSNRIAFESQSGRAQNSTSESRTARSRHREGRRDTESDEEDSDNGRWLNRANATSNFSNLISQAKFLVSSSPFSLGRRYPSDESEFDAMVRRDINAAEAELALERQREEAEGARLRSEQRWLWLTSLWPFTSRRQSYVDDGTDGRRGRPKFSSALRFLNPMTYIRGIAWLIQVILDWIMELVHFIIPDGLWDRLSSVFGFLPHILAGALAFVAAFALATQLVGSTDRDWAPNAVEATLQAFDDMRYRISDLIPTVTWPRRNRWVDIDDLWDDDDSSRDKLQHFINRMEEEFLSLKRSGKIHDASIQKLETVLPSIVHMELRDGRPVISEEFWHALRDLIHADGGFMAFDKVGNEYAVSSDRQWSAITSRLVRDPAFTGKLNLTVSGLEDRMSRKMTTFWDKWVKDNDDKIAQMVGTAVDQIKPALSQKEFEDRLTRLVNERLAQRAQDKDQNGGKFVPREEFLRHIRNELSSLATRLKAELDDLQPRMQQLVQKAVDIATKDLTHGMSRADVTTLVNTLIRKALADINLEAMARGKIHSHWDTELRNQVNYFATGSGAKVDPRLTSATWDPKGRAITPEQYEQGWRGSAARPPLAALESWEDEGDCWCAARSVNHRGNPHGATLSVQLHHSIIPQHLVIEHILPGGTTQPGARPRSIEVWAEVLNSDVRERILDFGSVYFPDDESDWNFTPPDFPSAFVKISQFVYEGAELHDGVHVHRLSSELLALGAHTDRVVVRAVSNYGAENHTCFYRVRLYGFNVELDLEDRNGSAYY; encoded by the exons atGCCACCTCGACCAAGCCGTCGACGGCAGCCGAGGTTCTCTGTCAGAGAGCCCGACACGCTGTCATACCAAAACCCCATTACTTTTCAAAAGCCCAACTTGCCCCCCTTGCAAGGAACTCCTAGCTCCAGGAGGCAGTACTCATATGGCGCAGAGGTTGAACCCATGCCCACACGGCCAACCCACGGCCAAACGGAGGAAGAGCCTCGAGATATCGGCACTGCGGTCAGACATGTTTTAGTACCGCCTGGTGTAAATAACGAGGAACAGCAAAATGATCAAGGCGGGCGAGGTGAATCCTTGCCATCACAAAAAGAGCCACAGAAACCTAAAATTGCTGAGCCAGAGCCGGATGAACTGGCTGGTGGCCAGTTGATGCGACCACCACACCTACCTTCTT ATCTCTCTGGTCCGTCAAATGTCGGGCCAATGACACGCCCGTTGCTATCGCTAAGGAATCCCCGGTTGGAGGGCAGTGACGCCGATGACGCGAGGAGTTTTGGGATTGAGAGTGACTTCTACGGTGATGCAACGATAAGTTCGACACCTAGGGCTCCAGTATCCCAGCAGCCAGTGTTACGCCGAGACGTTTCAGTAGAGTCTGCCTCTACCAACGACGGTCCTCGACGCTCAGCGCGGAACATGCGACGTCCCATGGTTAGTGAGGATGAAGTGGACTTGGTCAAGCAACCTCAAAACGGCTACAAGGGACCGGCAAAGTCGACCGTTGGGCCATCGCCGCTACGCGCGCCTCCTCGGCGGCCACCGCCAAGACAAACCGCTATACAGCCTCGGCTTGAACCACAAGtagaagaagacgaggaggaggaggaaggcgAAGCTGATGACGATGCTACCGAAGAGGAACGAGaggaaattgaagaagaagacgagcTCATCAGACCGCAGAAACCTAGAGCCATCGGAAAGACCAACACTCCAGCCCCCAAGCGCTCACAGCCTGTTTCACGAGATAAGATTCAACGAACACGGGTCAGCGGGCCATCGCCAGCACAACAAGGATCCATTTCCAACGCCAGATTACAACCCCGGACTTCTAATAGGATTGCGTTCGAGAGCCAGTCAGGACGTGCACAAAATTCCACATCGGAGTCAAGAACCGCTCGTAGCCGACATCGAGAAGGCCGCCGAGATACAGAATCTGACGAGGAGGACTCAGATAATGGTCGATGGCTTAACCGAGCGAATGCGACCTCCAATTTCTCAAACTTGATTTCTCAGGCCAAGTTTTTGGTAAGCAGCAGCCCGTTCAGTTTGGGCAGACGATACCCAAGTGACGAAAGCGAATTTGATGCAATGGTACGGAGAGATATCAACGCAGCGGAGGCCGAACTCGCGCTCGAGAGACAGCGAGAGGAAGCTGAGGGAGCCCGGCTACGCAGCGAACAACGGTGGCTGTGGCTAACATCTCTTTGGCCTTTCACAAGCAGAAGGCAATCCTACGTGGATGATGGGACCGATGGGAGGAGGGGACGTCCCAAGTTTTCCAGTGCTTTGCGATTCCTTAACCCAATGACTTACATCAGAGGAATCGCATGGTTAATCCAGGTGATCCTGGATTGGATTATGGAGCTCGTTCATTTCATTATACCCGATGGGCTTTGGGATCGTTTGTCATCAGTGTTTGGATTCCTCCCACATATATTAGCAGGCGCGCTGGCATTTGTGGCAGCATTTGCCCTCGCGACTCAATTAGTGGGATCGACAGACCGCGATTGGGCTCCTAATGCTGTTGAAGCAACTTTGCAGGCTTTTGACGACATGCGATATAGAATCAGCGACTTGATTCCAACCGTAACATGGCCGAGGCGGAACCGGTGGGTCGATATTGACGATCTATGGGACGACGACGATTCGTCAAGAGACAAACTCCAACACTTCATCAACCGCATGGAAGAAGAGTTCTTGTCACTCAAAAGATCAGGAAAGATTCACGATGCCTCTATCCAAAAGTTGGAGACTGTTCTTCCTTCTATTGTGCACATGGAACTGAGAGATGGACGACCTGTCATTTCAGAGGAGTTTTGGCATGCGCTGAGGGATCTGATACATGCAGATGGTGGATTTATGGCCTTCGACAAGGTTGGAAACGAGTATGCCGTGTCCTCCGACCGACAATGGAGCGCCATCACATCCCGACTAGTACGGGATCCAGCATTTACAGGGAAACTTAATCTCACTGTATCTGGGCTAGAAGATAGGATGAGTCGCAAGATGACCACATTCTGGGATAAGTGGGTGAAAgacaacgacgacaagaTTGCGCAGATGGTCGGAACAGCAGTCGATCAAATCAAGCCCGCTCTATCGCAGAAAGAGTTTGAAGACCGACTCACCAGGCTTGTCAACGAGCGACTCGCCCAAAGAGCCCAGGACAAGGACCAAAACGGCGGGAAGTTTGTTCCGCGAGAAGAGTTCCTGCGCCATATCAGAAACGAGCTCTCAAGCTTGGCGACCAGGCTCAAGGCCGAACTCGACGATTTGCAGCCACGAATGCAACAACTAGTCCAAAAAGCCGTCGACATCGCCACCAAAGACCTCACCCACGGCATGAGCCGAGCAGATGTCACGACTCTAGTGAACACCCTCATTCGCAAAGCCCTCGCCGACATCAACCTCGAGGCCATGGCCCGTGGTAAAATCCACAGCCACTGGGACACCGAACTCCGCAACCAAGTCAACTACTTCGCCACCGGGTCTGGCGCCAAAGTCGACCCCAGACTCACCTCTGCCACCTGGGACCCCAAAGGCAGGGCAATCACCCCCGAACAATACGAGCAGGGTTGGCGCGGATCAGCCGCCCGTCCACCTCTTGCTGCCCTCGAATCATGGGAAGACGAAGGCGATTGCTGGTGCGCAGCACGATCTGTAAACCACCGCGGTAATCCTCACGGCGCAACCCTCTCCGTGCAACTCCACCACTCCATCATCCCGCAACACCTTGTCATCGAACACATCCTCCCAGGCGGTACTACCCAACCTGGTGCGAGACCGAGATCCATCGAAGTGTGGGCCGAGGTACTCAACTCCGATGTCCGCGAACGAATCCTCGACTTTGGCTCCGTCTACTTCCCCGATGATGAAAGCGACTGGAACTTTACACCGCCCGACTTTCCGTCTGCATTCGTCAAGATCAGTCAGTTCGTGTATGAGGGAGCCGAGTTGCACGATGGAGTGCATGTGCACAGATTGAGTAGCGAGCTGCTTGCTCTGGGGGCGCATACGGACCGCGTGGTCGTGAGGGCGGTTAGTAATTATGGCGCGGAGAATCATACCTGTTTCTATAGGGTGAGGCTGTATGGATTTAATGTCGAGTTGGATCTTGAGGACAGAAACGGAAGTGCATACTACTAG